ACCAAACTAAACCTAATTGCCAGTGCTATATACATGAATCATTGGAGCCATAGTGTCTATAGTGTTGTATATATATGAACACGAGATGCATAGAAGCTACTTGGAAGCGTTTGCATTGGGAATGACCTCAGTAAGAATTTCTAAGGTGGTCTTTGTGAGAATTCAAGTAATTTCAAAGAATTTGGAGTTTTGTGTACTGAAAACAAACGCAGAAACAAACAGGCGGAAACAAATGTGGTGAGAGCGTGAGGCCCATCAATCCTTCCCTCCCCCTACCCATCCGATAGAAAATCTCTCCTCGTCTCCCATTTGCTGCCGCTGCTCGCTCTGCGGCGGAGaacggcggccgccgccccaaCCGCACCCGCTACCCGCGTGATGCTGGCCGCGACGAGAATGGCGTTCGCCTCCTGCGCCCGCCTGCTCCCATCCTCTCCCTCGGCCCTCGCCTTAGTGaggccccgcgccggcgccgtctcGTTCTGGGCTCCCGCACAGCCGCCGTCGGCGGCCGCAAGATCCTCGCGGAACCTCGCGCTCTTCTGCTCTTCCTCGACGCCTTCGCCGACGGACGCCgccgtagcgccgccgcccccgcaggccgcggcggaggaggcgaagcCGTCGGCGCCGGGCGGGGACGAGAAGGCGGAGCCGACCGTGGAGGAGCTGGCGGGGCTGCTGGACATCCGTGTGGGGCGGGTGGTGAAGGCGTGGAGGCACCCGGAGGCGGACACCCTCTACGTCGAGGAGGTGGACGTAGGCGAGGCGGAGCCCCGCACCATCTGCAGcggcctcgtcaacttcctccCAATTGAAGAGCTCCAGGTACAATGCGTTGCGAAATGCGTCCATGTCAGATGATATCTGCTTATGTTTGATTGTTATATGTTGCTTATTTCTGAGATTATACATCAGAAAAGAGatgaagaacatagcccaagacACTAAATTCGAACTCAATTATCGCCAGTTCAGACTGGTCCGTAACATCTGGAGAATTTGGGcattaaggccctgtttggaaccGTGGCTGGCGTAAGCGCGCTGCGTATAAGCAAAACGGGGCTCGAAGCTCGCTTCTCGCAATTTTGCGCCCGCACATTGAAGCTGCCGCTTATTCTGCGATGTGTGGTTCTCGAACGCGCGTCGAACGCAGGCCGTTTGGTGGGGTTTATTCCGCATTTTTGGCTCAAACAGGCCGCATAAGCGGAAACAAACACGCCCTAAGTTGATCCAACAAGTAGAGCATATGGAGTTTTTCATGGTTATATCCATGTTATAAGATAACTTATAATTAATACTTTTTTCATGGTACTTATGGTGCTAGCCATGGCATATGATCCGTGCAGGACAGCAGTGTGATTGTTCTTGCTAACCTCAAACCAAGGAACATGCGTGGCATCAAGTCGAATGGCATGCTCATGGCTGCTTCTGATGCTTCACATGAGAATGTTGAGCTGCTCACACCTCCGGAAGGATCTGTTCCTGGTGAAAGAGTGTGGTTTGGtttggaagaagaaaaggatcGTCAATCAGACCCTGCATCACCAAATCAGGTATCACTTGACAATGCAGATTTTTAAGTTGTTTGTCTAGGCAATTGTGTTGATGCTTCTACATGATATGCATGCATACTACTGCGCCTGATTTCATTTGGTCGTCCTTGTCCATTACTGAACTATTTATTTACTATGTCTCTGCATGTTCTTTTTTCCAAAATTCTAGTAACTGTTCAAGCAATTATTTACCTTCTGAGTTTTCTAGCAATTTAAACTATACATAGTAGTGACATGGGTGCATTATATTAATCCCTTTGAAGATAACAATATTAGCTTTTAAGCTCTGTATTCACTGTGTGGGACTAGTTCTACTAAGAAACCTAGGGTCCTTATTGCTGAAATTAATTGTGAGCAACGCCTAATGCATCGTTCTTTTTGTTCAGGTACAAAAGAAGAAAATTTGGGAATCTGTCCAACCGCATCTTAAAACAACGGATAAGTGCATAGCAATTCTTGGTGAGCATACAATGCGTACATCTGCAGGCCCCGTTTTCTGCAAATCACTAAAGGGTGCTAGagtgtcataaatctttgttgATGAACACCTTTTTGTTTCACGTGAGTCTTATGTTGTGTATCATCCCTGAAAATAAACTACACAAGTAGAGCAACTGTCAAATATTTTTGTTTCCAACTTCTGGCAATAATCTCTCAGAATTTTGATGTCATTATTTGTATCTAGTAGTTCACTTTTCGTGTGAACTATGTGCTTGCAGGGTATTTTATTTGCATTTATTTTCTTGTACTTAAATTCAATTGGAATTTGATAGACGAATCTTGAAAGATTACATGAACTAGGAAATTGTAAGCTCTGGCATTTTCTGTAATGGATCTATGTAGTTGGTAGTTAGGTCATGTTGTATTGTATGAGCCATCACTCGTCAGACATTCCATTTTGCTGAAAGATCGAGAGCAGCTATGCTAGCTATCAGAACTGCTGTTGCTGCATGTCTGTGTGAACCGTGATGAATAACTTAGAGCGTGGTTGGTTCATTGGTTGGGTTGCATGTGCCCCAACCAGGCCCATAGCATGCCGTGGTTGCCTGTACTAGCTACTGGGCCTGGCTAATGGTGAACATGTTTACATTTCTTTTATCTCGCTCAATATATTTCGTGTAGTCAACCAAACGCACATTCTTCAACCAAACGCACATTTCCTACCCTACTCAATGGGTGAGTGTATAGGTACGAAATCTCACCCGCAAGCATGATTGGATCGGATACCCAAAACAAGACGGGTTAGGCATGCGTATCAAATTTTACCCACCGGGTACCCGAAATACAAGAATGCGATCTAGTGAACTCATATCATTGTCATGATTGTCTCATTTTCTTCTTGTGTGATGGACTGAAAGTGAGATTGTATGAACTAAGAAATGTGAATGAGTGATATTTTGCTTATTTGTTTGTAGCAATGTGTATGTATCATTGCTCGTTGCGTTTACTCATATGGATTACTTTAGTTGGAAATTAATGCATATTTTCATCCAATTATAAAAAGTAGACTAGAAAAAAAACAGTGGAGAACGGATTGTTTAGATCTTTTTTTATTGATTTGAATTAGCTTGTATAGGTGATAGATTCCAACTATACTAGTTTATATGACTAAAATAACATGTTATTTGTGCTACCATGCATATACAGTACCCGGTACGGTGGGTACACGCATGGGTATAAAAATTTACCATCGAGGAGTTTCAGATACTCTAGCAGGTTGGTATTTACTCTGCCTGCACCTTACCCACTCCTGCCCCGCTGCCATCCCTACTCAACACAGTTTGCAAAGCACAGAATTACTAATCTTAAATTCAGAAGCTATAGCCTTTGCCTTGGAATCGAGAGCCTCATATTCCAAGCTTCTAGAGGCGAGAGGACGAGCCAACATCAGCTTCCAGAGGCAGCTAGAGAGATCTAAATCTAAATTTTAATGCAGCTTAACCCAAAGCATCTTTGATTATTCTTACTCCCATCGGAGGATCCAAGACATGTGCGTCCGTACCAAGCGAATCATATCAAAAAATAACCATAAAAAGGTAAACAAAGGCCCAAACATTCAAAAGTCTGAAGGCCAAATCAGCTGCCAATTCTGTAACTTTTCACCATTGGGTATCCAACAAAATGGCAATAAATTTTAGACTAAATTGTGATGTCTCGCGAGGCAAGCTTGGGCTCCAATGAACATCACACCGAACTGATCAAAATAGTCTCTTCCGCCCATTGCACAGCTGGAGCGACATGGCTAAATGACGGATGTCAGCCACTGATCTTACAGAATCGAGTTCTGAAGATATCACAATCATTGCAATCTCTTCCTCATATCCCAAGTGAATGAGCGCCCAAGATGGTACAACCTATAGACAGCGCAGCATCATCAGCCATTTGTCACTGCGAAAGAGCTATGACAACATACATTCTGCAGTTACACGAGATACTCTTTTAATATGCGTACGGCGTACCAAAGGTCAATAATCATACATTTCCCCAAATTTTTAATTGGCCCTAGCATGGAATTATCGACAATTTTATGCCAGCTCCCCACACACAAACTTTCAGCAAATCACCAAGTTACATGATTAGTTGAGGATGTGTTCACAATCCACCACAATAAGCTACTAAGATCTCCGTGACTTGAAAATGTTCTCCCTGTAGTATTGTAGCTCCTTGATGCTTTCTCTGATATCATCCAATGCTCTATGGTTTTTCTCCTTTCTTGGAGCAGCTTTCTTTTCTGTATGCAGCCAAACATCAGCGAAGTCATGTCATTTAGAATTTTGTGCTTGTGCCTAAGAATGAAAACCTAATTATTGGCTATGATGCTGAACACTTTTATGCCCTTGGATATTTTgctgcaaaataccaacatcaATCTAGGCTAACCACAGAGGATAAGGAAGGCAAAATAATCATGACACTATTTAATGATGCTTCACCAACTGATACCATTACACTTTGTACAAAATTGTGGAGCAGCAGGTCTGAAGATGAGATGCTGATTTGAAATAATTTCACTTTTTAACGAACAGTACTCTATACTTCATACTTAAGAATTCTTCTAAACAGGGAAA
This sequence is a window from Panicum virgatum strain AP13 chromosome 7K, P.virgatum_v5, whole genome shotgun sequence. Protein-coding genes within it:
- the LOC120640486 gene encoding tyrosine--tRNA ligase, cytoplasmic-like is translated as MLAATRMAFASCARLLPSSPSALALVRPRAGAVSFWAPAQPPSAAARSSRNLALFCSSSTPSPTDAAVAPPPPQAAAEEAKPSAPGGDEKAEPTVEELAGLLDIRVGRVVKAWRHPEADTLYVEEVDVGEAEPRTICSGLVNFLPIEELQDSSVIVLANLKPRNMRGIKSNGMLMAASDASHENVELLTPPEGSVPGERVWFGLEEEKDRQSDPASPNQVQKKKIWESVQPHLKTTDKCIAILGEHTMRTSAGPVFCKSLKGARVS